In Gemmatimonadales bacterium, the following are encoded in one genomic region:
- a CDS encoding sugar transferase yields MSSATSGVRRRPTLSGEFAQPAASRSRVSSYASLRTHRMLRNEAREWLGSAVNILLAALALIISLPVMLVIAVLIKLTSRGPVFYLQERVGLDRRQRGVGALNHRRSHDAG; encoded by the coding sequence ATGAGCAGCGCCACCTCCGGAGTCCGACGCCGTCCGACCTTGAGCGGCGAATTCGCCCAACCCGCGGCATCGCGGTCGCGGGTGTCTTCGTATGCGAGCCTGCGCACGCACCGCATGCTGCGGAACGAGGCCCGCGAATGGCTCGGCTCTGCCGTCAACATCCTGCTCGCCGCGTTAGCGCTCATCATCAGCTTGCCAGTGATGCTGGTGATTGCGGTGCTGATCAAGCTGACCTCGCGGGGCCCGGTGTTCTACCTGCAGGAGCGGGTGGGGCTGGACCGGCGGCAGCGGGGCGTGGGGGCCTTGAACCACCGCCGCAGCCACGACGCCGGG